In Streptomyces longhuiensis, the following proteins share a genomic window:
- a CDS encoding MurR/RpiR family transcriptional regulator codes for MASGALADVIRQKLGDLSPAERKVARVLLANYPSAGFETIAVLADRAAVSAPTVIRFVNRIGYKGFPDFQTALREELDERNASPLSLYQSADHGSFAETPDGENSLIQRGGSVFSSAVAQTLAELPPHDLERAVSLLADGKRRVLLAGGRFTHLFAHYLGLHLMQLRDDVKLLPALDVERTAALGSLTRRDVLVVFDFRRYEQDKVTMAELAVRQGGKVVLFTDRWLSPVSAHAEVVLTSLVTTPSPYDSFVPTLAVIETVVAGVVGALGEDAPARLRHTEEIARRIGLQ; via the coding sequence ATGGCCTCCGGCGCACTCGCCGACGTGATCCGGCAGAAGCTGGGCGACCTCAGTCCCGCCGAACGCAAGGTCGCTCGCGTCCTCCTGGCCAACTACCCCTCCGCCGGGTTCGAGACCATCGCCGTTCTCGCCGATCGGGCTGCGGTGAGCGCCCCCACCGTCATCCGCTTCGTCAACCGGATCGGCTACAAAGGGTTTCCCGACTTCCAGACCGCCCTGCGCGAGGAGCTCGACGAGCGCAACGCCTCGCCCCTGTCCCTGTACCAGTCCGCCGACCACGGCAGCTTCGCCGAGACGCCGGACGGTGAGAACTCCCTGATCCAGCGGGGCGGCAGCGTCTTCAGCTCGGCCGTGGCCCAGACACTCGCCGAGCTCCCGCCCCACGACCTGGAACGCGCCGTCTCCCTGCTGGCAGACGGAAAGCGGCGCGTCCTCCTGGCCGGCGGGCGCTTCACCCATCTCTTCGCCCACTACCTGGGCCTGCATCTGATGCAACTGCGTGACGACGTCAAACTGCTGCCCGCTCTCGACGTGGAGCGCACCGCGGCCCTGGGTTCGCTCACCCGTCGTGACGTCCTCGTCGTCTTCGACTTCCGCCGCTACGAGCAGGACAAGGTCACCATGGCCGAACTCGCCGTGCGGCAGGGGGGAAAGGTCGTCCTGTTCACGGACAGGTGGCTTTCCCCGGTCTCCGCGCACGCCGAGGTGGTGCTGACCAGCCTCGTCACGACGCCGTCGCCGTACGACAGCTTCGTGCCGACCCTCGCCGTGATCGAGACCGTCGTCGCCGGAGTCGTCGGGGCTCTCGGCGAGGACGCGCCGGCGCGGCTGCGGCACACCGAGGAGATCGCGCGGCGTATCGGTCTGCAGTGA
- a CDS encoding GOLPH3/VPS74 family protein, with translation MTQTLYGRIYLTAYDTPAHDLYDRTRTGFLLRAAVLAELAIRGNLVASDGDVSVATPGPTGDPVLDLTLDHVARDRRGWKSWIRHDRKETLHAVEDRLVAQGVIAVEEKRSFGRSRREVTVRDASAVTSLQATAAGLLHGTEPAARIAPADAALVALAAVGGIRSVVSRADAHARKERIEELTGRLDAVAPGLGKAIGGLGMTMVAAQGGMGGG, from the coding sequence ATGACGCAGACCCTGTACGGCCGGATCTACCTGACGGCCTACGACACCCCCGCCCACGACCTCTACGACCGTACGAGGACCGGATTCCTGCTGCGGGCCGCCGTCCTGGCCGAACTGGCGATCCGGGGGAACCTCGTCGCCTCCGACGGCGATGTGTCCGTCGCGACGCCGGGACCGACCGGGGACCCGGTCCTCGACCTGACGCTCGACCATGTCGCGCGCGACCGGCGCGGCTGGAAGTCCTGGATCAGGCACGACCGCAAGGAGACGCTGCACGCGGTCGAGGACCGGCTCGTCGCCCAGGGGGTCATCGCCGTCGAGGAGAAGAGGTCCTTCGGCCGGTCCCGGCGCGAGGTGACGGTGCGGGACGCGTCCGCCGTCACCTCGCTCCAGGCCACGGCGGCCGGGCTCCTGCACGGCACCGAGCCCGCCGCGCGGATCGCGCCCGCCGACGCCGCGCTGGTGGCCCTGGCCGCCGTCGGCGGCATCCGGTCGGTCGTCTCCCGCGCGGACGCCCACGCCCGCAAGGAACGCATCGAGGAACTGACAGGGCGCCTCGACGCCGTGGCCCCCGGCCTGGGCAAGGCGATCGGTGGCCTCGGCATGACGATGGTGGCCGCGCAGGGTGGGATGGGCGGCGGCTGA
- a CDS encoding polysaccharide deacetylase family protein: protein MKDIKIALGVDVDAVAGWLGSYGGEDSPNDIQRGVFAGEIGTPRLLKLFERHGIRTSWFIPGHSIETFPEQTRMVVEAGHEIGAHGYSHENPIAMSPQQEEDVLAKSVELIEQFTGRRPKGYVAPWWEMSESTAALLHKYGFSYDHSQNYRDFTPFYARVGDSWTKIDYSGEAKDWMKPLIHGHEVDLVEFCGNWYVDDLPPMMFNKHSHNSHGYVSPRALEQDWKDQFDWVHRELDYAVVPVTLHPDVSGRPQVLLMLERFIEYVSAHEGVSFCTLEDAADDFRRRFPFESEERPVDMR, encoded by the coding sequence ATGAAGGACATCAAGATCGCCCTCGGAGTCGACGTCGACGCCGTCGCCGGCTGGCTCGGCAGCTACGGCGGCGAGGACTCCCCGAACGACATCCAGCGCGGCGTCTTCGCCGGCGAGATCGGCACCCCCCGCCTGCTCAAGCTGTTCGAACGCCACGGCATCCGCACGTCATGGTTCATCCCCGGCCACTCGATCGAGACGTTCCCCGAGCAGACCCGCATGGTCGTCGAGGCGGGCCATGAGATCGGCGCGCACGGCTACAGCCACGAGAACCCCATCGCGATGTCTCCCCAGCAGGAGGAGGACGTCCTCGCGAAGTCCGTCGAACTGATCGAACAGTTCACCGGCCGCAGGCCCAAGGGCTACGTCGCCCCCTGGTGGGAGATGTCCGAGTCCACCGCCGCACTGCTCCACAAGTACGGCTTCTCCTACGACCACTCCCAGAACTACCGGGACTTCACCCCCTTCTACGCCCGCGTCGGCGACTCGTGGACGAAGATCGACTACTCCGGCGAGGCGAAGGACTGGATGAAGCCCCTCATCCACGGTCACGAGGTCGACCTCGTCGAGTTCTGCGGCAACTGGTACGTGGACGACCTCCCGCCCATGATGTTCAACAAGCACTCCCACAACAGCCACGGCTACGTGTCCCCGCGCGCGCTCGAACAGGACTGGAAGGACCAGTTCGACTGGGTCCACCGCGAGCTCGACTACGCGGTCGTCCCCGTGACCCTGCACCCGGACGTCTCCGGCCGCCCCCAGGTGCTGCTGATGCTGGAGCGCTTCATCGAGTACGTCTCGGCGCACGAGGGCGTCTCCTTCTGCACCCTGGAGGACGCGGCCGACGACTTCCGCCGTCGCTTCCCGTTCGAGTCCGAGGAGCGGCCCGTCGACATGCGGTGA
- a CDS encoding GntR family transcriptional regulator, which yields MTQGQTRDTTSPTGTGWLRDQVCEGIRDQIIGGRLKPGDRLVERDVAEEFGVSRIPVREAIRILMSEGFLEALSPRRIVVKELSRQDVANLFDLREALEVLAARRAAENADEVQLRHMQRLLESARKATLAGRPERVSRANTAFHHHIVEMAGNELLAATLEPLEGRLRWLFHQIDDPTSVWEEHRRLYETIAAADPEAAAACALRHVRHYREVALRLLFDAPDTY from the coding sequence ATGACACAGGGCCAGACCCGGGACACCACGTCCCCGACCGGGACGGGGTGGCTGCGCGACCAGGTCTGCGAGGGGATCCGCGACCAGATCATCGGCGGCAGGCTCAAGCCGGGCGACCGCCTCGTCGAACGGGACGTGGCCGAGGAGTTCGGCGTCTCCCGCATCCCGGTGCGCGAGGCGATCCGCATCCTGATGAGCGAGGGGTTCCTCGAGGCCCTGTCCCCGCGGCGCATCGTCGTCAAGGAGCTGTCACGCCAGGACGTGGCGAACCTCTTCGACCTGCGCGAGGCACTTGAGGTCCTCGCGGCGCGCCGCGCGGCGGAGAACGCGGACGAGGTTCAACTACGGCACATGCAGCGCCTGTTGGAGAGTGCCCGCAAGGCCACGCTCGCCGGGCGCCCCGAGCGCGTGTCGCGCGCCAACACCGCGTTCCACCACCACATCGTCGAGATGGCGGGCAACGAACTCCTCGCCGCGACCCTCGAACCCCTGGAGGGCCGGCTGCGCTGGCTTTTCCATCAGATCGACGACCCCACGTCGGTGTGGGAGGAGCACCGCCGCCTCTACGAGACGATCGCCGCCGCCGACCCCGAGGCGGCGGCCGCGTGCGCGCTGCGGCATGTACGCCACTACAGGGAGGTGGCGCTGCGCCTCCTGTTCGACGCGCCCGACACCTACTGA
- a CDS encoding MFS transporter, producing the protein MALNYIDRGSVSVALPLITEDLHLSKEVTGFVLSAFFWTYALMQIPSGWLIDRFGPRYMAGGACVGWGVATGLTGAATGVGSLLGFRLLLGAVEAPVMPAGGKLNANWLPAKERGRGAVLMDGGAPLGSALGGIAISGLIAWTGSWRISFVVAGVLTAAIGFFALWFLRDTPRAHRRVNAAEADYIDRAHAAEDAAAGTDRRARLGAYLKYRSFWGMCLGWMGFNGVFYGILTWGPLYLSETKGFDIKTIGWSTLAIFGAGFVGELTGGWISDRWQATGAGANRVMRTLMGIAGAAVVAGLLGVVLVPDALTAVALLAVVLFFLRWAGLYWSLPSILGGRANAGVVGAAMNLSGNIAGIVTPIAVGFIVGGTGSYTWALLYFVGAGVLFTVSSLVIDYSRRLATR; encoded by the coding sequence GTGGCCCTCAACTACATCGACCGCGGCTCCGTCTCCGTGGCGCTGCCGCTCATCACCGAGGACCTCCACCTCTCCAAGGAGGTCACCGGCTTCGTCCTCAGCGCGTTCTTCTGGACGTACGCCCTGATGCAGATCCCCAGCGGCTGGCTCATCGACCGCTTCGGGCCCCGCTACATGGCCGGCGGCGCCTGCGTCGGCTGGGGCGTCGCCACGGGACTCACCGGCGCGGCCACCGGCGTCGGCTCCCTCCTCGGGTTCCGCCTGCTCCTCGGCGCGGTGGAGGCGCCGGTCATGCCCGCCGGCGGCAAACTCAACGCCAACTGGCTGCCCGCGAAGGAACGCGGCCGCGGCGCCGTACTCATGGACGGCGGCGCACCGCTCGGCTCCGCACTCGGCGGCATCGCCATCTCCGGACTCATCGCCTGGACCGGCAGCTGGCGCATCAGCTTCGTCGTCGCCGGTGTCCTCACCGCGGCCATCGGCTTCTTCGCCCTGTGGTTCCTGCGCGACACCCCGCGCGCCCATCGCCGCGTCAACGCGGCGGAGGCCGACTACATCGACCGCGCCCACGCCGCCGAGGACGCCGCCGCCGGCACCGACCGGCGCGCCCGTCTCGGCGCCTACCTCAAGTACCGCTCGTTCTGGGGCATGTGCCTGGGCTGGATGGGCTTCAACGGCGTCTTCTACGGCATCCTCACCTGGGGCCCGCTCTACCTCTCGGAGACCAAGGGCTTCGACATCAAGACCATCGGCTGGTCCACCCTCGCCATCTTCGGCGCGGGCTTCGTGGGCGAGCTGACCGGCGGCTGGATCTCCGACCGCTGGCAGGCCACCGGCGCCGGAGCCAACCGCGTGATGCGCACCCTGATGGGCATCGCCGGCGCCGCCGTCGTCGCCGGGCTCCTCGGCGTCGTCCTCGTCCCCGACGCCCTGACCGCGGTCGCGCTGCTCGCCGTCGTGCTCTTCTTCCTGCGCTGGGCCGGCCTCTACTGGTCCCTGCCCTCGATCCTCGGCGGGCGGGCCAACGCGGGCGTCGTCGGCGCCGCCATGAACCTCTCCGGCAACATCGCCGGAATCGTCACGCCCATCGCCGTCGGATTCATCGTCGGCGGCACCGGCTCCTACACCTGGGCGCTGCTCTACTTCGTCGGCGCCGGCGTCCTGTTCACCGTCTCGTCCCTCGTCATCGACTACTCCAGGAGGCTCGCCACCCGATGA
- a CDS encoding M20/M25/M40 family metallo-hydrolase, with translation MNAPARQWSGDETLLAHAHAHQERYLADLAALVAVDSGSHSADGVDRVADLVGARLALLGFDVERVPLPPAHGHRVGDALVGRRQGRLAVADGGRRILLAAHMDTVFDDGAAAERPFTVEGSLAHGPGVSDDKGGLVAGLAAVEILNRAGREDYAELVFLATPDEEIGSPVSRPLTRRAAEGAHYALALECARENGDLVIARKGVADFRIAVTGRAAHAGIEPERGANAALAAAHLVVAVQALNGRWDGVTVNVGVVRAGSRFNIVCPAAELLVEVRSATDDGMREAVAALRAIAARPAVPGTGAEVEELDSCPPMEDTDASRRMLGRARDIGARLGLAFGAAATGGVGDANTIAGCGVPTLDGLGPVGGADHTPEEWLDTASVPGRVALLAELIADLGDSRGD, from the coding sequence GTGAACGCCCCCGCACGGCAGTGGTCCGGCGACGAGACGCTGCTGGCCCACGCCCACGCGCACCAGGAGCGCTACCTCGCGGACCTCGCCGCACTCGTCGCCGTCGACTCGGGGTCCCACAGTGCCGACGGTGTCGACCGGGTCGCCGACCTGGTCGGAGCCCGTCTCGCCCTCCTGGGCTTCGACGTCGAACGGGTGCCGTTGCCGCCGGCCCACGGCCATCGCGTCGGCGACGCCCTCGTCGGCCGCAGACAGGGCCGCCTCGCCGTCGCCGACGGGGGCCGCAGGATCCTGCTGGCCGCGCACATGGACACCGTCTTCGACGACGGCGCCGCCGCCGAACGGCCTTTCACCGTCGAGGGATCCCTCGCCCACGGCCCGGGGGTGAGCGACGACAAGGGCGGCCTGGTCGCAGGGCTCGCCGCGGTCGAGATACTGAACCGAGCCGGCCGGGAGGACTACGCGGAACTCGTCTTCCTCGCCACTCCCGACGAGGAGATCGGCTCCCCCGTGAGCAGACCGCTCACCCGGCGGGCCGCCGAAGGCGCGCACTACGCCCTGGCTCTCGAATGCGCCCGTGAGAACGGTGACCTGGTCATCGCCCGTAAGGGGGTGGCGGATTTCAGGATCGCTGTCACCGGGCGCGCGGCCCACGCGGGCATCGAACCCGAGCGGGGAGCCAACGCCGCCCTGGCCGCCGCCCACCTCGTCGTCGCCGTCCAGGCGCTGAACGGCCGCTGGGACGGTGTCACCGTCAACGTCGGCGTCGTCCGCGCGGGCAGCCGGTTCAACATCGTCTGCCCTGCCGCGGAGCTCCTCGTCGAAGTGCGCTCCGCCACGGACGACGGCATGCGCGAGGCCGTCGCAGCGCTCCGGGCGATCGCCGCAAGGCCCGCCGTCCCCGGCACCGGCGCCGAGGTCGAGGAGCTGGACTCCTGCCCGCCGATGGAGGACACCGACGCCTCCCGGCGCATGCTCGGCCGGGCCCGGGACATCGGAGCACGTCTCGGGCTGGCCTTCGGCGCGGCGGCGACGGGTGGGGTGGGTGACGCGAACACCATCGCCGGCTGCGGAGTACCGACCCTCGACGGCCTCGGGCCGGTCGGCGGCGCGGATCACACCCCCGAGGAATGGCTGGACACCGCCTCGGTCCCCGGCCGTGTCGCCCTGCTGGCCGAGCTGATCGCCGACCTCGGCGACAGTCGCGGCGACTGA
- a CDS encoding maleate cis-trans isomerase family protein: MTSHTPPRLGMLTPSSNTALEPETYALLHGTNAATAHFARVPVTRIALDGDSDAQFDPGPMLAAARQLADAKVDVIAWNGTSGSWLGIERDRALAAAITAETGIPATTSTLALLDACAAYGVTRLGLALPYTRDVCDRIVDTYAKEGITCSLAEPFGEDDNEAFARIPAADVARRIEQAAEGDTHAVAVVCTNVHGASEAERLEQALHIPVLDSVTVTLWKALDLAGAAPRLTGHGDLLRSGGLRALIQDTLTGLLAATGADRTTFRVDLPELGLHVDLTAGEALRPGVRPIRRDASLDQRNLNTVVWLEQRRKPLIQPHFHVEPHPPQALVDVYGVQAQMLAPVETGGAMTGWISVHSMAERDWTPTDTAALDDAVARIRTAL; the protein is encoded by the coding sequence ATGACCAGTCACACACCGCCCCGCCTCGGGATGCTCACACCGTCGTCCAACACCGCACTGGAGCCGGAGACCTACGCCCTCCTGCACGGCACGAACGCCGCGACCGCCCACTTCGCGCGCGTTCCGGTCACCCGGATCGCCCTGGACGGGGACAGCGACGCCCAGTTCGACCCCGGCCCGATGCTGGCCGCGGCCCGCCAGTTGGCCGACGCCAAGGTCGACGTCATCGCGTGGAACGGCACCTCGGGTTCATGGCTCGGTATCGAACGCGACCGCGCACTCGCCGCCGCGATCACCGCCGAGACCGGCATCCCCGCCACCACCTCCACGCTCGCCCTCCTCGACGCCTGCGCCGCGTACGGCGTCACCCGCCTCGGGCTCGCGCTGCCCTACACCCGGGACGTGTGCGACCGGATCGTCGACACCTACGCGAAAGAGGGGATCACCTGCTCCCTCGCGGAGCCGTTCGGCGAGGACGACAACGAGGCCTTCGCCCGGATCCCCGCCGCCGACGTCGCCCGCCGGATCGAGCAGGCCGCCGAGGGCGACACGCACGCGGTGGCCGTCGTCTGCACGAACGTGCACGGCGCGTCGGAGGCAGAGCGCCTCGAACAGGCCCTTCACATACCGGTGTTGGACTCGGTCACCGTCACCCTCTGGAAGGCCCTCGACCTCGCGGGCGCCGCGCCCCGCCTCACCGGCCACGGCGACCTGCTCCGCTCGGGCGGCCTGCGGGCCCTGATCCAGGACACCCTCACCGGCCTCCTCGCCGCGACCGGCGCCGACCGCACCACGTTCCGTGTCGACCTGCCCGAGCTCGGCCTGCACGTCGACCTCACCGCCGGAGAGGCGCTGCGCCCCGGCGTCCGCCCGATCCGCCGCGACGCGTCGCTCGATCAGCGCAACCTGAACACCGTCGTGTGGCTCGAACAGCGACGGAAGCCCCTGATCCAGCCCCACTTCCACGTGGAACCGCACCCGCCGCAGGCCCTCGTCGACGTCTACGGGGTGCAGGCCCAGATGCTCGCCCCCGTAGAGACCGGCGGAGCCATGACCGGATGGATCTCCGTCCACAGCATGGCCGAACGCGACTGGACACCCACCGACACCGCCGCGCTCGACGACGCCGTCGCCCGTATCCGTACCGCCCTGTGA
- a CDS encoding GntR family transcriptional regulator encodes MVATVDNFGDFFDQPLTVPLGQPRRVAVYSRLAAGIRAQVFPLGSLLPKESDLGTRLGVSRTVVREALMLLEEDGLIHTRRGVGRFVAPELPRAGLERLRPFEEVLASQGQTVGVENLQATIQHATDFVAGGLKLDPDANTWFWETRLTRDGEPVALVQEHIPAGRDLRDISPLLAERLRDPQDPGRTLFAVMTDVLGPVFGPGECAMTAGVAGATRGRLLSLAPSAPLLILTQTAQHGGRAAYLAKYIVRAGERLSINQPPQS; translated from the coding sequence GTGGTCGCGACCGTCGACAACTTCGGCGACTTCTTCGATCAGCCCCTGACGGTTCCCCTCGGGCAGCCGCGACGGGTGGCGGTCTACTCACGCCTCGCCGCCGGCATCCGCGCGCAGGTCTTCCCGCTCGGCTCGCTCCTGCCGAAGGAGAGCGACCTCGGCACCCGCCTCGGCGTCAGCCGTACGGTCGTCAGGGAGGCCCTGATGCTCCTGGAGGAGGACGGGCTCATCCACACGCGGCGCGGTGTCGGCCGTTTCGTGGCACCCGAGTTGCCCCGCGCGGGCCTCGAACGGCTGCGGCCCTTCGAAGAGGTGCTCGCCTCCCAGGGCCAGACGGTCGGTGTGGAGAACCTTCAGGCGACCATCCAGCACGCGACGGACTTCGTGGCGGGCGGTCTCAAGCTGGACCCCGATGCCAACACGTGGTTCTGGGAGACCCGCCTCACGCGCGACGGCGAGCCGGTGGCGCTCGTCCAGGAACACATCCCGGCCGGACGCGACCTGCGCGACATCAGCCCCTTGCTCGCCGAGCGCCTGCGGGACCCGCAGGATCCGGGCCGCACCCTCTTCGCCGTCATGACGGACGTGCTGGGCCCCGTCTTCGGCCCGGGCGAGTGCGCGATGACGGCGGGCGTCGCGGGGGCCACCCGCGGACGCCTGCTGTCCCTGGCCCCCTCCGCCCCGCTGCTGATCCTCACCCAGACCGCCCAGCACGGCGGCCGGGCGGCCTATCTCGCGAAGTACATCGTCCGCGCCGGGGAACGGCTCTCGATCAACCAGCCGCCGCAGTCGTAG
- a CDS encoding SAM-dependent methyltransferase translates to MTAETPPSPRIDTSKPHPARVYDYLLGGKDNYPVDEEVGEQLPPQARDAARQNREFMHRAVAWLAGNGVDQFLDIGTGIPTAPNLHQIVQGIRPESRVVYTDNDPIVLRHAEALLVSSPEGMTDYVQGDVRAPREILDHARKLLDFDRPIALSLIALMHFLPGEQEPYDIVSTLVEALPSGSYLVLSHASSDIFPELSAQVAAEYAKGGIELGFRSRDGVGRFFEGLELVEPGLVTATEWFRGTVAPRPEDGGIYAVVARKP, encoded by the coding sequence ATGACGGCAGAGACACCACCCAGCCCCCGGATAGACACCAGCAAGCCCCACCCGGCCCGTGTCTACGACTATCTCCTCGGCGGCAAGGACAACTACCCCGTCGACGAGGAGGTGGGGGAGCAACTGCCTCCCCAGGCGCGGGACGCGGCGCGCCAGAACCGGGAGTTCATGCACCGCGCCGTCGCGTGGCTGGCAGGCAACGGTGTCGACCAGTTCCTCGACATCGGCACCGGGATCCCGACCGCGCCGAACCTGCACCAGATCGTCCAGGGGATCCGCCCCGAGTCGCGCGTCGTCTACACGGACAACGACCCCATCGTGCTGCGGCACGCCGAGGCCCTGCTGGTCAGCAGCCCCGAGGGCATGACCGACTACGTCCAGGGGGATGTGCGCGCGCCCCGGGAGATCCTCGACCACGCCCGCAAGCTGCTCGACTTCGACCGGCCGATCGCGCTCTCGCTCATCGCGCTCATGCACTTCCTGCCCGGCGAGCAGGAGCCGTACGACATCGTCTCCACCCTGGTGGAAGCGCTGCCCTCCGGCAGTTACCTCGTGCTGTCGCACGCGTCGTCCGACATCTTCCCGGAGCTTTCCGCGCAGGTGGCGGCCGAGTACGCCAAGGGCGGGATCGAGCTCGGGTTCCGTTCGCGGGACGGGGTCGGCCGCTTCTTCGAGGGGCTCGAACTCGTGGAGCCGGGCCTGGTGACGGCGACGGAGTGGTTCCGGGGCACGGTCGCCCCGCGCCCGGAGGACGGCGGAATCTACGCCGTGGTGGCGCGCAAGCCGTAG
- a CDS encoding hydrolase: MLGSRRPRRRVACAAAVFGMLLAGVTAGQAGAAPAAAATPHRVLFDNTKAETAGNADWIIGTSQPDPLGQDATPSAENDWTGALSAWGVGLQKTGDYALKTLPSGNTITYGTSSALDLKNFDTFVLPEPNVLLSAAEKTAVMKFVQNGGGLFLISDHTGADRNNDGIDAVEVINDLMTDNSVDSTDPFGFSVDTLSISTDNPKAITSTSDPVINGSFGKVGGSIIRSGTTATLKPADNSSVKGLVYRTGSSGNTGAFFATSTFGSGRVAFWGDSSPIDDGTGQSGNTLYDGWNDPAGTNAPLALNATEWLSGATGSSGGGGGTCTAAQLLGNPGFESGSTTWTASSGVITDDTGEPARTGTYKAWMNGYGSAHTDTLSQTVNIPTGCAATLSLYLHIDTAETTTTTAYDTLKVQVLNSGGTVLSTLGTYSNLDAASGYALKTFDLGAYAGQSVTVKLTGTEGSTLQTSFVVDDTSVGVS, encoded by the coding sequence ATGCTCGGATCCAGACGTCCCCGCCGCCGCGTCGCCTGCGCGGCCGCCGTCTTCGGAATGCTCCTCGCCGGTGTGACGGCAGGTCAGGCCGGTGCGGCCCCGGCCGCCGCCGCGACGCCCCACCGCGTGCTCTTCGACAACACCAAGGCCGAGACCGCCGGCAACGCCGACTGGATCATCGGCACCAGCCAGCCCGACCCGCTCGGCCAGGACGCGACCCCCTCGGCCGAGAACGACTGGACGGGCGCGCTCTCCGCATGGGGCGTGGGCCTCCAGAAGACCGGCGACTACGCGCTCAAGACACTGCCGTCGGGCAACACCATCACGTACGGGACCTCGTCGGCCCTGGACCTCAAGAACTTCGACACGTTCGTGCTGCCCGAGCCGAACGTGCTGCTCAGCGCGGCGGAGAAGACCGCCGTCATGAAGTTCGTCCAGAACGGCGGCGGCCTCTTCCTCATCTCCGACCACACCGGCGCGGACCGCAACAACGACGGCATCGACGCGGTCGAGGTCATCAACGACCTCATGACCGACAACTCCGTCGACTCCACGGATCCGTTCGGCTTCTCCGTCGACACGCTGAGCATCAGCACCGACAACCCGAAGGCCATCACCTCCACCTCCGACCCCGTCATCAACGGGTCGTTCGGCAAGGTCGGCGGCAGCATCATCCGCAGCGGCACCACGGCCACGCTCAAGCCGGCCGACAACTCCTCGGTCAAGGGCCTCGTCTACCGCACCGGTTCCTCCGGCAACACGGGCGCCTTCTTCGCCACCAGCACGTTCGGCAGCGGCCGCGTCGCGTTCTGGGGCGACAGCTCCCCGATCGACGACGGTACGGGCCAGTCGGGCAACACGCTCTACGACGGCTGGAACGACCCGGCGGGCACGAACGCGCCCCTCGCCCTGAACGCCACCGAGTGGCTCTCCGGTGCCACCGGCAGCAGCGGGGGTGGCGGCGGCACCTGCACCGCCGCCCAGCTCCTCGGCAACCCGGGCTTCGAGTCGGGCAGCACCACCTGGACCGCCTCCAGCGGCGTCATCACCGACGACACCGGCGAACCCGCGCGCACCGGCACCTACAAGGCCTGGATGAACGGTTACGGCTCGGCCCACACCGACACCCTGTCGCAGACGGTGAACATCCCGACCGGCTGCGCGGCCACCCTCAGCCTCTACCTCCACATCGACACGGCCGAGACCACGACCACCACGGCGTACGACACCCTCAAGGTGCAGGTCCTCAACAGCGGCGGCACCGTCCTGTCGACGCTCGGCACGTACTCCAACCTCGACGCGGCCTCGGGCTACGCGCTCAAGACGTTCGACCTGGGCGCGTACGCGGGTCAGTCGGTGACCGTGAAACTGACCGGCACGGAAGGGTCCACCCTCCAGACGTCGTTCGTCGTCGACGACACATCGGTCGGTGTGAGCTGA
- a CDS encoding alpha/beta fold hydrolase: MTTYVLIPGAGGSAWYWHGVSEELSLRGRDVVSVDLPGDDARAGLPEYVDTVVDAVGDRTDLVVVGQSLGGFTAPLVCPRLPVSLLVLVNGMIPRPGETPGEWWANTGQEAARRANDVREGRDPDAETDLETYFLHDLSQAQIDASAEHDQDESEAVFATPFSLDVWPAVETRVVTGRDDRFFPADFQRRVAEDRLGIIPDEVPGGHLAALSHPMELADLLEAYVKESA, from the coding sequence ATGACCACGTACGTGTTGATCCCCGGAGCCGGCGGCTCGGCCTGGTACTGGCACGGGGTCAGTGAGGAACTGAGCCTCCGGGGGCGGGACGTCGTCTCCGTGGACCTTCCCGGGGACGATGCCCGGGCTGGTCTTCCGGAGTACGTGGACACGGTCGTCGACGCGGTCGGTGACCGGACCGACCTGGTGGTCGTGGGGCAGTCGCTGGGCGGGTTCACCGCACCGCTGGTCTGCCCGCGCCTGCCCGTGTCGCTCCTCGTACTGGTCAACGGGATGATCCCGCGGCCCGGCGAGACACCGGGGGAGTGGTGGGCCAACACGGGTCAGGAGGCCGCCCGCCGCGCGAACGACGTGCGCGAGGGACGCGACCCCGACGCGGAGACAGACCTGGAGACGTACTTCCTGCACGATCTGTCGCAGGCACAGATCGACGCGTCGGCGGAGCACGACCAGGACGAGTCCGAGGCGGTCTTCGCCACACCGTTCAGCCTCGACGTGTGGCCGGCGGTGGAGACCCGGGTGGTGACCGGCCGTGACGACCGCTTCTTCCCGGCCGACTTCCAGCGCCGGGTGGCGGAGGACCGGCTCGGCATCATTCCGGACGAGGTGCCAGGCGGGCATCTGGCGGCGCTGAGTCACCCGATGGAGCTCGCCGACCTGCTGGAGGCCTACGTCAAGGAGAGCGCCTGA